A region of the bacterium genome:
GCCGGTGGCGAGCAGGTCGTCGACGATGACCACGCGGTCGCCCGGCCGGAAGCTGTCGACGTGGGCCTCGATGGTGGCCTCGCCGTACTCCAGGGCGTAGGAGACGCTGCGGGTCGCGGCCGGCAGCTTGCCCGCCTTGCGCACCAGGACCATGGGCTTGTCCATGTCCAGGCCGAGGGGCCCGCCGAAGATGAAGCCGCGCGACTCGATGGCGGCGAAGCTGTCGAACTCCACGCCGGCGAGCAGGTCCTTCAGGCCGGCGATGGCGTGCCGGTAGGCCGCCGGGTGCTCCATCAGGGGCGTGATGTCGCGAAAGAGGATGCCGGGCTTGGGGAAGTCGGGCACGGCGCGGATGTGGTCGCGAAGGTCCATGGGGGTCTCCCTGGTGAGGCCGCCCGTCAGCGGTGCAGCCGGTCCGGCGCCACGGCTTCGTCGCGGTGGCGGAGTTCGAGGTGGACGTAGGGTTCATCGCCGTCGACGGGCGGCGGGCCCGTGCGGCCGAGTTCGTCGCCGGCGAGGACGGCCTGCCCGGCGGTGACCGCCACGTGGTCCGGATCGCAGGGACCGAGGACGGTGGCCCAGCGGGCGGCGTGCTCGAGGATGATGAGGTGGCCGTAGCCTTCCATGACGCCGCTGAAGCGGACGACGCCGTGGGCCGGGGCCAGCAGCCGGCTGCCCACGGCGCACGCCAGTTCGACACCGGTGCGCGGCATGAGGATGCCGCCCGCCTTGTAGGGACCGAAGGGGCGCAGAACGGGGCCCGTCCGCTCGACGGGATGGCGCCAGGCCGGCGCCTGGCCGCCCCGGCCGAAGGGCACGCCCAGGTGGAGGGTCTGGCCCACGCGGATGAGGTCGCCCGCGAGATCGTTGCGCTGACGCACCGCCCCCACGTCGACGCCGAAGCGCTGGGCGATGAGGGTGAGGTTGTCGCCGGGGCGGACGGTGTAGACGGCCTCGTCGGCGCGGGCGGGCGCGGCGGCGAGCGCCGTGAGCAGGAACGCGAAGACCATCGTCACGGGGACGATGGTCCG
Encoded here:
- a CDS encoding LysM peptidoglycan-binding domain-containing M23 family metallopeptidase; translated protein: MVFAFLLTALAAAPARADEAVYTVRPGDNLTLIAQRFGVDVGAVRQRNDLAGDLIRVGQTLHLGVPFGRGGQAPAWRHPVERTGPVLRPFGPYKAGGILMPRTGVELACAVGSRLLAPAHGVVRFSGVMEGYGHLIILEHAARWATVLGPCDPDHVAVTAGQAVLAGDELGRTGPPPVDGDEPYVHLELRHRDEAVAPDRLHR
- a CDS encoding adenine phosphoribosyltransferase, which translates into the protein MDLRDHIRAVPDFPKPGILFRDITPLMEHPAAYRHAIAGLKDLLAGVEFDSFAAIESRGFIFGGPLGLDMDKPMVLVRKAGKLPAATRSVSYALEYGEATIEAHVDSFRPGDRVVIVDDLLATGGTAAATAELVTAAGAEVAGFLFLVELEFLPGREKLRDLGPVFSLVRY